From Desulfatiglans sp., one genomic window encodes:
- a CDS encoding ATP-binding protein — protein MKKIKLIIESDLENVALAGMAINKICSLTPLTEMQVFQVELCTVEAINNSIIHAYSSKYDNEVEILLTIKDTLIEIEICDHGKTMNTNILENAGIKNTDNDMPNAANLSESGRGLGFIKEFMNHVTYRSDDKGNHLVMFKRY, from the coding sequence TTGAAAAAGATCAAGTTAATAATTGAGAGTGATCTTGAAAATGTTGCTCTTGCCGGTATGGCAATAAACAAGATATGTTCTCTTACGCCTTTAACAGAGATGCAGGTATTTCAGGTGGAGCTTTGTACTGTTGAGGCAATCAATAACAGCATAATTCATGCATACAGCAGTAAATATGATAATGAGGTTGAGATATTACTCACAATAAAAGATACCCTGATAGAGATCGAGATATGCGACCATGGGAAAACAATGAATACAAATATTCTTGAAAATGCTGGCATCAAAAATACGGATAATGACATGCCTAATGCCGCTAATTTATCAGAATCCGGTAGAGGCTTGGGTTTTATAAAGGAATTTATGAACCATGTCACCTACAGGAGCGATGACAAGGGAAATCATCTTGTTATGTTTAAAAGATATTAA